aaaaaaaaaaggaccatGCTTGTTATCGCTTAGAAAAGCCCTTTGTTAGCTTAAGAAAAATTCCTGGAAGAAGTAAATGTTTGGAGACATTATAAAATGTTTTTCTAtccgaaaattttaaaaaaccatGTAAATGAAGTCAGAAAATTGCTTTAGAATTTTAGGAGAAAAATAAAAGCAGACGCAATACCAAACACACCAGAGTCATCATAAAGTGTcatataaaataagttttaaaaagaCATGACGGCATGATAACTTAAAAATGGTTTCTCCATCCAAAGTCGCAAACAGCTTTAAAACTTCTGCTACTTCCAAACAAATGGGGGGAAAGAATATTCTGCTACGGGGCTACTCCCATCCTTCAATAGAGCACCAGACGACACCGTTTCCGTCCTCAAATAGAGCATCATGGTCTGGTACCAAAAGAGCCAACTGCCAATTTACTTTCACCATAAAAGTCGCTGCAGTTCCTGTGAAAGATTTAACGAGTATATTTTTACAGGGTGACTCTGGATTTGGCTTCCACACAACTGAAAGCTTGCATGCAGCTGAAAAGGGTGCAGTTCGAATTAAAGGTGTATTTTGTTTATCATTGATCATATTGTATGTCACAACCTGATAATGTTGATTGACATAATATGTACACAAAGTCTCTTATTTGATCATCTGTCAGTGTTCTCTACAAAAATGAAAACCATAATTTACAATTTTCCACAATAAATCAGCCGCTTATTTGACCATCTCAAATGCCAATCATGCATGCATTTGTATATAGAAAGAGGAAAAGATGGGGGAAAAAAAACTAATGACCTAAAAATGTATTTACTCAAAGAAATGACCCTGCTGAATGGGTGAAGAAATGGTCATCATGGGTCCAAACGAACAGTTGTCTAATAAATTTGGCTGCAGTGAAGAGAAGGTGAATGCAGAGGATTCTGGAATCCCAACATTTGGTATGGAGGATTGGCTACAAACAAAGTAAACCGCGTGCCAATTAAATTGAAACCAGGACCAATAATAATGTTTATGACATAAGGATGATCGAGATCAACAGGTGAAAGTTTGTTACCTGTTTACCAAGTACGATGATGACAAGGAAGGCATAGTTGGTCCATCATTCATGCTTCCATTTGAAGATATCAGAGGCCAAAAGACTGCAATAAAAAGGAGAGAATTTCAGAGATGTCTCATAATTAAAGTTTACATAGAAAGCTAAAAACAACTCTCGTTAAGGCTGTAACTGTATGGAGCTCTCTATAAATCAACATTATAAGTACCATGAGATTTATCCAAATTACTGTCTATTTTTTTAAACAAAGAAAAGCGCTTCTACTCTGTTGTAACCTCTTTAAAGTGGTATTTGAAAGTATATATTTGCAAAAAAACATATCATAAACATAATGCATTGGTATACTATATTTACATCTGCACTTATGCAGCAAAttaatatcataaatataatgcaAGTGATATAACATGCAAAATACCTCTTCATAAAGCATACTACAGTAGTATTATGATGTTGTAGGATACTCAAATAATAGCTAACTATGGGCCCTTGAACTGCAATCTCTCTAGTCTGGATTTAATAACACAAATGTAagtaagagagaaaaaggagaaaatttaAACAACTCTTCTTGGTTGTAATTAGTGTGAAACGAGCACTTCCAAGCATACTTggtgcagatttttttttttttcttttttcggaAACTCACTTGACATTTTTCAAATGAACATAACGTTGATAATATATAGGGGTTTAGGTGGGATGATGGAGTTGCTTTGTTGAACCAAGTGATAAAAGATTCAATGCAGCAAACACAAAGGTCAGTTTGTGAGCAATGGCTTGAGAACATTAGCGAAATACATCAACATGGCTCTGCAACTGGAGGAAAGATAATGCAGCATCAAGTTAACTGCATCAGTACGAGGGTGCACAAGCAACAGTCAACCAGCCTTAGCTCAGCTGATTGATGTCCTTCTCCACTTGTTTAGGTTTTGAATCCTGGTGGTAACATCCCCACCTTATTTCTCCAGCTGACATAAACGTGCACAAGAAGGATATGCGTGAAATAAGACAACTATTGCTTTTGAGCTTAGCATTTGCAGGAGCCACAAATACATTGTAACCCAAGTGGTAAAATGTTATGCATCATGGCTTCCTACAATAAGTTGTATGGCTGTGGCTACATTGCGCAGCATCTGATTCTAACATCATCCCATACATTCCAGGGGAAAAGGGGCTTCCAAAGATAAAGTACTGAAAATGTTACAAAACACAACTAACAGATCCTTAAATATGAACATTAGGAactacagttatgaatttttcattcaaatgcaACTATTAATCATTATTCCAATGAAAGTAAATACTGGGTGAAGAAACAATGCAGAAGTGAGTAACCTGAATGCCTAGGATTTTCCTGATACCCTGAGCAAAAAAGGAATTCCTGCATATCAAAAAATTGCAGCCTTCAGGAATGCATCAAATGATAGCATATTAACATTTTCTTGCAACTGTGCATGTGTGGAAGCAAAATGCTACATGTGTTTTTTGTGTCCATGCTTGAACTTGTATACACATGGGTCAACCCCAACTCACCTCTCTTGAATGTTGTGAGGCATCGTTAACATCTGTGgattccaaaaaaaaagaaaagaaaaagttagCAAGCTTGTATTTCAAAACCAATCATAAACGAGCTCGCAATCAAGTAACAAAGGGCCCTATCCTGTGTTGAGGCAGACATGTATAAAATGTTTATATCCTCCACAACCATTCTAAGAATCTAGAGTTCAAGGGATAAATAGTTTCAGACAGAACAAGGTTTCCTTGAGCATTAATGGAAAATAAAGAACGAGCATTGCTGAAATCTATCTATTAAAGTTTAGCAGCATCCAACTTACATATTGAAGTGACATGATCGTAAAGTTACCCCTATTctgaatctgataattttttacagAATTAGCCATGAACTTTGTTAACATACCCAGAGCTATCAGAAGCACTCCATGTTCCTTATAAAGAAAATCCAAAGATGCATTACATTACCTATATTGGTAATACTAGGTTTGACAGCCAGTGTCAGACCAAGAAAGCAATCATCCGATTCAGTGCCAAAATCCCATAGATTCAACTCAAGCTTTGGCTTTGGTCCTGCAAAGATCCAaccattttataaaaatattgaaacCATCAGCTAATGGATATTCCTCACTGAGGATTAGAACATCACCAGTTTCATTTATCTTCGCATAAAAGGGATCCCGGAGAGGATATGGAACCCATGTTCCCACCTGAATCAGGTGTACAAGTCAGTATGGTTATTTTCACTAAAGAAACCAAAGGCAGACACAGTGCGTTTTGTTTTTACATGGAAAAAGGGATGTTGTAGGGACTGCTCCGCAGTTGGCCTCCTTTGTGGGTCCCAGGAGCAAAGTTGCTAGTCGAATATAACCATCACCAAGGGAAGCACAAAAGCTCATACTCAATTGCAAATTCATAGGGAGGGTAATCAAAATGTGGAAAAACAGTAAATTCATAATACCAGGATCAAATCAACTGCTTCCAAGCTAGCATTAGGAATGACATCCGAGAGATTGGCTGGTGGAATCTTTTGATGAGGTAGAAAACAGAGTTAAGCTAATTGaacatgattaaaaaaaataatagaaatccAACTAAAGCATCATTCCACCTGAAAGAATCGAAAATTTACTGATCGAGAAAGGTCCATCACTTCTGGCCAGATACTTCTATCTGGAGTCCCAAGAACAGTGCATATTTTGTATATCTGATCTGTTTCACTGGATCAAAATATGAAAACTAGTTGGAAGACTGATTACAACATCCTAAACATTGAATTGTAAGTGTCAATATAAAGGTATACACATTGCAGCTGCAGGGTAGATGAAGTGAATTGCATGTATAAGAAATCTCACATTCTATATAgcataatgaagtaaaaatgcaccTTTAGGGCCAGTTTTGGAACTTCCTGTGGGATCTGGTGGATAGCCCAGGAAAGGAGCGTGGGATGCAGGGAGGGAGgtggggagagggagagggagagggggagaggaAGAATGTAGAGCTGTGGAACCCAATCCCAAggggattaaaatattttaatgtaAGACCTCTTGAGGCCTTTTTCTTCATCTTGCAGGAAAGAGGCTGCTTGAGGCCCCATGCTCTCCCTAACCCCCTCTCCCACTACCTTCTCCCTGCTCTCCAAACCTGGCCTATCCTGCCGAATTTAGCAAAACAGGCCGATTATCAACATGCACAATTAAAGcaccaaaaaaaaatctattatgaATCAGGACAAGCTTCACGTAGTCAATGTGTTGGGGGTGGAGCACAAACGAACATAATATAAGGTAATGAGACAGTGTAGAAGCTGATGTATTTTTATAGCAATGAAAAGAGCATAAATGAGTATACAAGAGGAAGCCTAGGAATAAAACCTATAGAGCATGATGCAAGGAAAAATGACCAGACTGCTTTTGGAAGAGATGCCCTTGATGGAGAGGGGTTCTTAAAGAAGGTCAATAAAAGGGTAGAAGAAGACCAAATATGTCTTAAATGAAAGTAGTAAGATGAAAATGCCTATAATCAAAGAAGGAAAACAGATAACTAGTTATAATGCACATCATGGCTACTAAAGATTTTGGATATGGGGAAACTTAACTAAATTACAATTTCTTAAAAGTTTAAGATTGATTAACtactaatttttggagaaaatagATATTGTGGGTGAAGGATTGTGGGTTGCCAAAGCAATAGTGCTTCCAAACTTTTAGGCTGAGTTTGGGTGGCGTGGGGAGGGGGATTACGAAAGCTGGGCTGGAAAATTGCCAAGGAAGCCGCCCCAACAATAACAGGCCTATAATTTGTGCGGCATGATTAAAGTGGAGACACTGTTTAATAGAGAAATCTAATGAAGGGTATCATGGGAACTCAAAAGCTGGGACATATGCCCACTTTTATAGTTTTGGAATGTGAGGAAGACTAACTAGAAGTGGTGTAAAATACAAAAaacaataagaaaagaaaatacgATGTCAAGAAAATAcaacatcaaaaaattaatacCATTGATGGAGCTAGAAAAATAGATCATGCAAGTTTAGATTTAGAATACACATGCAACCAGAATGAATTATTCTTCCAGAGGTGGGGCTAGTCTTGTGCACATTAACACTATTTTTCCCATTACCAAGTAATCCTCTTTACAAGATCAAATAAATGAGTGGAACATATAACATAATAATCTTCACTAAGAGGGCAGGATAGCGCATGCACAACTGCAAGTGTTAAAGAGCCAAATTAATTCCACAGATAGATATCTCATGGAAAAAAAGTCCACGATATTAGAAAACTCAGAGAGGGCATAAATTATATATAGCAAGAGATGGCAGTAGTAACTCCACAGAACTTATTTGCTCATCCAATATGTCCATTTTCATTGCATGTTTTGCAGTTTATGACCAGTTCTCAAGATAGAAGAAATTGTCAATGCATGAACTCTGGAGTAGAGATTCAGATTTTCACCTTTCACCAGGGAAAAGCGGAGACAGTGTGAAAAGCTCAGCCATAATTGCACCAACAGCCCATACATCTGTAAAATCTTCTAGTTGTTAGGGCTCAGCTTTACTAAATGATTACAAAACTGTTCCAGGTTAAATAAACCAGTAACTAACAAGAATAATTCTGTGTAATTAAAGAAGACACAAGCCTTTTCATACCACCGTACTACATGTGTGCATTCAACAAGTTGTAATGCGACATAAGATGGTGccgatattagaaaaaaattacagCATTCAATGTTATAAACCGGAGTGCTTTTGTGGAATACAATTCAAACTCAACTAGTATCCAGGACTAATCTGATTTAGTATTTTGAAGAACCATAGATGCAGCTCTGCATCAGACAAACCTGGACAACCGGAAGTTTTCCTAAGAATTTATCTATGGTTCTGTTTAAAAAACTCCACAGCTGTGCTGTTCTCTTCCAAATAATTTTATTCGTGTATATGTCTATAAATAGTTGGTGAAATCCAAGAGGCTGCTTTGAGAAAAAAATGATAATTGTTTGTGTATGCCACAAAAGGAGCAAAAATGCTAAAGAAAAGGTGGACAGAAGTTGATGGATTTGTCCTTGGATGAGGTTGTGTCCACTGAAAAACGTGAATGTTGGATGTTACAGCTACCCTAAATAGATGGGTACTGTTTGTTCATTATGGTTATGCCAACTGGCCTAGACAAAGTTGTTAGAGTTGCAGCAGATAATCTTAAGTCTAGACTTTCAGTTGATCTGCATTTTCAAACAAACATCACCACTCTGATAGAGAAAACCACCAAGGAATATCTTAAGTTTCACAAGGGCAACCATAGATGTTTTTCACTAAaacattaaatcaaaataataatatttaagttTTACTGCATATTTTCAAACTTCAGGTTGCATATATGTAATCAATAATCTCATATCAACAGAAAATCTTATATTCAACATACAATAAAAGGCAGATTGAAGATTAAGGACCAATACATAACAAGGAACAAAAATGTAGTTACCAATTGCAGGGGTATATGATGAAGAATGCAGCAACACCTCTGGTGCTCGATACCTTGTAAGAAAACATGAAACCATGAATTAGATAATACATAGATGATACAGCAATTCATCTTCTATCATCAACTAGCAACAACAATTGATCCTCTATCATCAACTAGTAAATGCAGGATTCAGAATTAATATAGAAACTAGAAGAAGCTCACCATCTTGTAGAAACATAATCAGTATAAGGAGGCTTTGACATTACTTCTCTTGCCAGTCCGAAGTCAGCGATTTTAATAATGTCATTTGTGACCAACAGATTCTCTACACAATCAAAACAGTACTTTCATAATCTTCTCTAGCGGAAATAGTATATAATGGAAATAAAACTAATGTTAGTTTAACTACCAGGTTTCAGATCCCGATGAAAATATCCATTTTTATGCATATATGCAAGTCCTTGCAATATTTGAGACATAAAGCTTCGTATCTCCCCCTCAGTAAAAGAATTTTGACGGTCTCTCATGATTTGATAAAGATTACATTCCTGGACATGTGAATTACAGAGAATATAAGAATTCAGATGTTCAGTGGGGCATATGGATTATAATGTAAATAGTGATCTTTTTTCACACATCATGCATATTGGACAAACACATAATGCTCGAGAATGCAACGTGACTGCCAAAAAATTTATCCTGAAGACAATAGGAGATCAAATGTCTTGTCAGGATTAAAGCCTTGCAGTGATTTGCAAACAATCAGCAAGTAATGCCCAAGCATAAACAGTATTGGGAATTGAACAAGTAATGCTTTAACTATAGGACCAGATGATAACTGATGGAAAGAGTATAGTCATATTAGAACAATAGAGTGGATGCCAATAAAAACATAAAATTCTCAATTTCCTTAGGACCAGAAGAAAAGCCACCAGAAATAACATCAAGAATTACAGTCAGAAGTCCA
The sequence above is a segment of the Elaeis guineensis isolate ETL-2024a chromosome 7, EG11, whole genome shotgun sequence genome. Coding sequences within it:
- the LOC105033185 gene encoding cyclin-dependent kinase F-3 isoform X2, translated to MERYRVVKEVGDGTCGCVYKALNLETNEIVAIKKMKRKFYFWEECINLREVKSLRKMNHPNIVKLKEIVRENHELFFIFEYMECNLYQIMRDRQNSFTEGEIRSFMSQILQGLAYMHKNGYFHRDLKPENLLVTNDIIKIADFGLAREVMSKPPYTDYVSTRWYRAPEVLLHSSSYTPAIDVWAVGAIMAELFTLSPLFPGESETDQIYKICTVLGTPDRSIWPEVMDLSRSVNFRFFQIPPANLSDVIPNASLEAVDLILQLCSWDPQRRPTAEQSLQHPFFHVGTWVPYPLRDPFYAKINETGPKPKLELNLWDFGTESDDCFLGLTLAVKPSITNIDVNDASQHSREEFLFCSGYQENPRHSVFWPLISSNGSMNDGPTMPSLSSSYLVNRNCSDFYGESKLAVGSFGTRP
- the LOC105033185 gene encoding cyclin-dependent kinase F-3 isoform X1 — encoded protein: MERYRVVKEVGDGTCGCVYKALNLETNEIVAIKKMKRKFYFWEECINLREVKSLRKMNHPNIVKLKEIVRENHELFFIFEYMECNLYQIMRDRQNSFTEGEIRSFMSQILQGLAYMHKNGYFHRDLKPENLLVTNDIIKIADFGLAREVMSKPPYTDYVSTRWYRAPEVLLHSSSYTPAIDVWAVGAIMAELFTLSPLFPGESETDQIYKICTVLGTPDRSIWPEVMDLSRSVNFRFFQIPPANLSDVIPNASLEAVDLILQLCSWDPQRRPTAEQSLQHPFFHVGTWVPYPLRDPFYAKINETGPKPKLELNLWDFGTESDDCFLGLTLAVKPSITNIDVNDASQHSREEFLFCSGYQENPRHSVFWPLISSNGSMNDGPTMPSLSSSYLVNSQSSIPNVGIPESSAFTFSSLQPNLLDNCSFGPMMTISSPIQQGHFFE